In Acanthopagrus latus isolate v.2019 chromosome 17, fAcaLat1.1, whole genome shotgun sequence, the following are encoded in one genomic region:
- the arid1aa gene encoding AT-rich interactive domain-containing protein 1A isoform X3, with translation MAAQVASAATLNTSPPSELKKPDRDHKEESVPGEKQSDKKQPGLDSGSPGRGDLQDGADGGNAGGGGEPEMKNGNGNPPRANNNNQNDSVGPEGNNHPGLVHHHGPAFPPPSYGYSQHYGRAPFHQHGGQQSPGMAAAAGPVVQSSNMMDPYQPNSHEHGFSNHQFNNYNPFPNRTPYPGQAYAMNSPRSTQAPTAGGQPANVKQQPPAGGPTAMAGSYNNQRYNIGNPQPTSTPTLNKLLTSPSSTRAYPNYPSSDYSSQEGASKGPADMGSSGLYGGSTPGWQQRSHLPSPMSPGSAGQPLVRTQPPGPIDPMSKMRGQPYGAGSPYSQQTQQGPPTGPQQGPGYPGQGYGPPGPQRYPVGMQGRTPGGMGGMPYGPQMGSYGQQGPAGYGSQGQAPYYAQPGQAPHPGQQQTPYSQPPQGQPSGQTPYPGQPHPPPTSATHTQGGPPYQQPHMPPQSQGPLPGPSQGPPQSQPPYSQASAPQSGQSLYAQQQGPPSQAPQQPSSQDTPGSQGQSSYPGSTPGPQQPPSQQQQAQSQPPQQPPGHSQHPQGQPAAYPANPQQQQQAQQSPYQRFPPPPQQEVSQDSFQSSAPPSTQTKSGPEDSQGRPSSLPDLSGSIDDLPTGAEGALSPGVSTSGVSSSQGEQSNQAQSPFSPHTSPHLPGIRGPSPSPAGSPASASTPRTGPLSPANIPGTQMPPRPSSVQSDGSLHPAMNQSPMAQDRGFMQRNPQMPPYGSPQSASALSPRQSSGGQMHPAMGPYQQNNSMAGYGQQGGQYGPQGYPRQPGYGNMPNATYPGPGMGPINPMAGQGGGPPYSGMPPGRMPPNQMGARPYGPNMGPNMGPNMPPNMPPNMGNMPPQVGSGMCPPPGMNRKPQDPAAMQHPATNSMHNRMPGYPNMSPGMMGSGPPYGPPMNNMPGMMNTQGGSPYPMGPNMANNSSGMAPSPEVNNKMNNKVDGTVTPKPEPKSKKSNSSTTTNEKITRLYELGPEPDRKMWVDRYLAFIEEKAMPMTNLPAVGRKPLDLFRLYMSVKDIGGMTQVNKNKKWRDLAASLNVGTSSSAASSLKKQYIQCLYAFECKIERGEDPPPEIFTDNKKNQAAKVQPPSPASLCSTAGSGSLQGPQTPQSTSSSMAEGGDLKPPTPASTPHTQMPPMPPGSSVNLQDPFSEGNDPAFPRKNLTPNSTYQPGINTPDMQGRMGTYEPNKDPFGNMRKVGEQFLPANQGPNSGVGDQQQQQQQPPQQQQQQQQPPFNRGPPGAMGTMPMGPRQQYPYGPGYDRRSEQGMGPEGNMGSGAPQPNPMMPANADTGMYSPNRFPPQQPRHDSYGNQYPGQGTPPTGSYPNQQPGMYPQQQQQQSYKRPVEGGYPPSKRHETEYSGPFHGGQQPQQQQQQGGASAPSSGQQETYNQYSGSGPFPGSDRRPPGPGNQYPFPFGRERMQGATGPNAQPNMPPQMMQAGPEVPQGGMWQGPRDMNYQNYPGRQGGPGGPPQGPGYPGMNRSEEMMSSEQRMNHDGQWGGQMGPRQPPYGPAGPGQPMPRSVQSNYQPPQGVQNHIPQVSSPASMPRPMESRTSPSKSPYMHGVMKMQKAGPPVPASHIVPPPVQSPLIRRDMPFPPGSVEASHPVLKPRRRLTVKDIGTPEAWRVMMSLKSGLLGESTWALDTINILLYDDSTISTFDLNTLPGLLELVVEYFRRCLIEIFGILREYEVGDTGQRTLLDPDALKRDWDRTEEEEPRAEDMEQGEEDDEEEEEQETEGPAHVKEEEEQKQCSESLGRDEKVQDDERKSKSSSSEQTGTLQSSVAHEKPKQASKFDKFPVKVVRKKDPFAAGQSNNHGKLQEFDSGLLHWSAGGGDSTEHIQTHFEPCKDFLEPRERIPVPPVLLRRRVPEEEMPENCLPIEEVKRKHQDEEEQPKETSPSEKTAVSEKASCEEEKTTDSETKTVEKAVKSHQENNKSILSAISGLTQKSQQSGTILEDEPHSKDEGPLIALANWQDSLARRCICISNIVRSLSFVPGNDHEMSKHPGLLLLLGRLILLHHRHPERKQAPLTYEKDEDSDEGVGQRDEWWWDCLGLLRENTLVTLANISGQLDLSVYPESICLPLLDGLLHWAVCPSAEAQDPFPTLGPHSALSPQRLVLETLSKLSIQDNNVDLILATPPFSRLEKLYGNLVRLIGDRKIAVCREMAVVLLANLAQGDTMAARAIAVQKGSVGNLLGFLEDSLAATQLQQSQSSLLHLQGMHFEPTSPDMMRRAARALHALAKVEENHSEFTLHESRLLDLSVSPLMNSLVSHVICDVLFLIGQS, from the exons ATGGCCGCTCAGGTCGCCAGCGCCGCCACTCTTAACACTAGTCCGCCTTCCGAACTCAAAAAGCCGGATCGAGACCACAAGGAGGAGTCGGTACCGGGGGAGAAGCAATCAGACAAAAAGCAGCCGGGCTTGGACAGCGGATCGCCGGGCCGGGGGGATCTGCAGGACGGGGCCGACGGTGGAAatgcagggggaggaggggaaccTGAGATGAAGAACGGGAATGGGAACCCGCCCAGGGCTAACAATAATAACCAGAATGACTCTGTCGGACCGGAGGGAAATAACCACCCCGGTTTGGTGCATCACCACGGCCCCGCTTTTCCTCCACCTTCGTACGGATACAGTCAGCACTACGGTCGGGCCCCTTTTCATCAACATGGCGgacaacaaagccctggcatGGCAGCTGCTGCGGGTCCGGTCGTGCAGTCGAGCAACATGATGGACCCGTATCAACCTAATTCACACGAACATGGCTTTTCAAACCACCAGTTCAACAATTACAACCCGTTCCCGAACAGGACTCCCTACCCCGGCCAGGCGTACGCCATGAACTCCCCTCGCAGTACCCAGGCGCCGACAGCTGGGGGGCAGCCAGCTAACGTTAAGCAGCAGCCACCAGCGGGAGGACCAACGGCAATGGCTGGATCTTACAATAACCAGAGATATAACATTGGAAACCCCCAGCCTACGTCCACGCCGACACTCAACAAGCTCCTAACCTCTCCGAGCTCAACGCGGGCATACCCAAACTACCCGTCTAGCGACTACAGTAGCCAAGAAGGAGCTAGTAAGGGACCAGCAGACATGGGCAGTAGCGGTCTGTATGGAGGGAGCACCCCGGGTTGGCAACAAAGAAGCCATCTCCCGTCGCCCATGAGCCCGGGAAGTGCCGGGCAGCCGCTAGTTAGAACCCAG CCACCTGGTCCCATAGACCCAATGAGCAAAATGAGAGGTCAACCATACGGAGCAGGCAGTCCATACAGTCAGCAGACGCAGCAGGGGCCTCCCACTGGCCCACAACAGGGGCCCGGTTACCCTGGCCAGGGTTATGGTCCTCCAGGTCCGCAGAGATATCCAGTTGGAATGCAAGGGCGTACACCTGGAGGCATGGGTGGCATGCCTTATGGTCCACAG ATGGGATCATATGGACAGCAGGGACCAGCAGGCTACGGCTCCCAGGGCCAGGCACCGTATTACGCCCAGCCTGGCCAGGCTCCTCACCCGGGCCAGCAGCAAACCCCCTACTCCCAGCCCCCACAAGGACAACCAAGTGGCCAGACTCCTTACCCAGGGCAACCCCACCCTCCGCCAACTTCTGCGACACACACCCAGGGAGGACCACCCTATCAGCAGCCCCACATGCCCCCCCAGTCCCAGGGGCCACTGCCAGGTCCATCCCAAGGGCCCCCACAGTCTCAGCCACCTTATTCCCAAGCCTCAGCACCACAGTCTGGCCAGTCTCTGTATGCCCAGCAGCAGGGTCCTCCCAGCCAGGCCCCGCAGCAGCCAAGTTCACAGGATACCCCTGGATCACAGGGTCAGTCCAGCTACCCGGGATCCACACCAGGGCCTCAGCAGCCACCCTCGCAGCAACAGCAGGCACAGTCTCAGCCTCCACAGCAGCCACCAGGACACAGCCAACACCCACAGGGCCAGCCTGCAGCGTACCCGGCGAacccgcagcagcagcagcaagcacAACAGTCACCTTATCAGCgcttccctcctccaccacagcag GAGGTGTCCCAGGACTCATTTCAGTCCAGTGCCCCTCCATCCACTCAGACTAAATCTGGCCCAGAGGACAGTCAAGGCCGCCCCTCCAGCCTTCCG gaccTGTCAGGGTCTATTGATGACCTGCCCACAGGTGCAGAAGGTGCCCTCAGCCCCGGTGTGAGCACATCAGGTGTGTCGAGCAGCCAGGGGGAACAGAGTAACCAGGCTCAGTCGCCCTTCTCTCCTCACACGTCTCCCCACCTGCCAGGCATCCGAGGGCCTTCACCCTCCCCAGCTGGCTCCCCTGCCAGTGCCAGCACGCCCCGCACAGGACCGCTGTCACCTGCCAACATCCCAG GGACCCAGATGCCTCCCAGGCCCTCAAGTGTGCAGTCAGATGGGAGTCTGCACCCTGCTATGAACCAGTCTCCTATGGCCCAGGACAGAG GGTTTATGCAGAGAAACCCTCAGATGCCCCCTTACGGCTCCCCCCAGTCAGCTTCTGCACTGTCGCCGCGTCAGTCTTCAGGGGGACAGATGCATCCGGCAATGGGCCCATATCAGCAGAACAACTCCATGGCTGGCTATGGACAGCAGGGTGGACAATACGGCCCCCAAG GTTATCCCCGGCAGCCTGGATATGGCAACATGCCCAACGCAACCTACCCCGGGCCGGGCATGGGCCCAATAAACCCCATGGCAGGACAGGGTGGGGGACCGCCATATAGTGGAATGCCTCCTGGAAGGATGCCTCCTAATCAAATGGGGGCACGTCCCTATGGCCCAAATATGGGCCCGAACATGGGTCCAAACATGCCTCCTAACATGCCTCCTAACATGGGCAACATGCCACCCCAGGTAGGCTCAGGAATGTGTCCTCCTCCAGGCATGAACAGAAAGCCCCAGGACCCTGCAGCCATGCAGCACCCCGCCACCAACTCCATGCATAACAG GATGCCTGGCTACCCCAACATGTCTCCAGGCATGATGGGCTCCGGCCCACCATATGGCCCTCCCATGAACAACATGCCTGGAATGATGAACACACAAGGTGGATCGCCTTATCCAATGGGGCCAAACATGGCCAATAACTCAAGTG GTATGGCCCCCAGCCCAGAggtaaacaataaaatgaataacaaaGTAGATGGGACTGTAACACCTAAGCCAGAGCCCAAATCTAAG AAGTCCAACTCTTCCACCACCACCAATGAAAAGATAACAAGGCTGTACGAGTTAGGACCAGAACCAGACAGGAAGATGTGGGTGGACCGTTATTTGGCCTTCATTGAAGAGAAAGCCATGCCCATGACCAACCTGCCCGCTGTAGGACGCAAACCCCTCGACCTCTTCCGGCTGTATATGTCTGTAAAAGATATTGGAGGAATGACACAG GtgaataagaataagaaatgGCGTGATCTGGCTGCTTCCCTGAATGTGGGTACATCCAGCAGTGCTGCCAGTTCTTTGAAGAAACAGTACATCCAGTGTCTTTATGCCTTTGAGTGCAAAATTGAGCGTGGTGAGGACCCTCCTCCTGAAATCTTTACAGACAACAAGAAGAATCAAGCTGCTAAGGTCCAACCCCCTTCTCCAG CGTCCCTGTGCTCCACAGCTGGGTCAGGCTCCCTGCAGGGTCCTCAGACTCCCCAGTCCACCAGCAGTTCCATGGCTGAGGGAGGAGACCTAAAACCTCCCACCCCAGCCTCCACTCCTCATACCCAGATGCCCCCCATGCCACCTGGCTCTAG CGTTAACCTGCAAGACCCCTTCTCTGAAGGTAATGACCCTGCTTTCCCCAGGAAAAACCTGACGCCCAACTCCACCTATCAACCCGGCATAAACACACCAGACATGCAAGGACGCATGGGCACCTACGAACCCAACAAGGACCCCTTTGGTAACATGCGGAAAG TTGGGGAGCAGTTTCTACCTGCTAATCAGGGTCCTAACAGCGGGGTGGGtgaccaacagcagcagcagcagcagccgccacaacagcagcagcaacagcagcagcctccattCAACAGGGGACCACCCGGGGCTATGGGCACGATGCCAATGGGGCCCAGACAGCAGTATCCTTATGGACCAGGCTACGACAGGAG ATCTGAGCAGGGAATGGGCCCAGAGGGCAACATGGGATCCGGTGCTCCTCAGCCAAACCCTATGATGCCTGCCAACGCCGACACGGGGATGTATTCGCCAAATCGCTTCCCACCACAGCAGCCACG GCATGATTCCTATGGTAATCAGTATCCTGGACAGGGAACGCCCCCTACTGGCTCCTACCCAAATCAGCAGCCTGGAATGtacccacaacaacaacaacaacag AGTTACAAGCGTCCTGTGGAAGGAGGCTACCCTCCGTCAAAACGTCATGAGACAGAGTACAGTGGACCCTTCCATGGTGGACAACAGccgcagcaacagcaacagcaaggAGGTGCCTCTGCACCCTCTTCAGGACAGCAGGAAACATACAATCAGTACAGTGGAAGTGGGCCCTTCCCCGGCTCTGATCGCCGTCCACCTGGCCCAGGCAATCAGTACCCCTTTCCCTTTGGTCGTGAACGAATGCAAGGAGCGACAGGGCCCAACGCTCAGCCCAACATGCCCCCTCAGATGATGCAGGCAGGCCCTGAGGTTCCTCAGGGAGGAATGTGGCAGGGACCGAGAGATATGAACTATCAGAACTACCCCGGTCGGCAGGGTGGCCCTGGAGGCCCACCCCAGGGACCCGGTTACCCTGGCATGAACCGCTCAGaggagatgatgtcatcagaacAGCGCATGAATCATGATGGCCAGTGGGGTGGTCAGATGGGCCCGCGGCAGCCTCCCTATGGTCCTGCAGGACCTGGCCAACCTATGCCTCGATCAGTACAGTCCAACTACCAGCCCCCTCAGGGAGTGCAAAACCACATTCCACAGGTGTCCAGCCCGGCCTCCATGCCTCGCCCTATGGAGAGCAGGACGTCACCTAGTAAATCCCCCTACATGCATGGAGTCATGAAGATGCAGAAGGCTGGCCCTCCGGTCCCTGCATCTCACATAGTGCCCCCTCCAGTGCAGTCGCCTCTAATAAGGCGAGACATGCCTTTTCCCCCAGGCTCTGTAGAAGCTTCCCATCCTGTCCTGAAACCCCGTCGGAGACTCACCGTGAAAGATATTG GAACTCCTGAGGCCTGGAGAgtaatgatgtcattaaagtCTGGTCTATTGGGTGAGAGTACGTGGGCCTTAGATACCATCAACATTCTCCTGTATGATGACAGCACTATTTCCACCTTCGATCTCAACACG ttgcCTGGCCTATTGGAGTTGGTGGTCGAGTATTTCAGACGCTGCCTCATTGAAATCTTTGGCATTCTACGCGAATATGAGGTGGGAGACACCGGCCAGAGGACACTACTTGATCCTGATGCCTTGAAACGGGACTGggacagaacagaagaagaggaaccaCGGGCTGAGGACATGGAACAaggggaggaggatgatgaagaagaggaggaacaagaAACTGAGGGGCCAGCTCatgtgaaagaggaggaggagcaaaagCAGTGCTCTGAGTCTCTGGGTCGAGATGAGAAAGTGCAGGATGATGAGAGGAAGAGCAAGAGTTCTTCATCTGAACAGACAGGCACTTTGCAATCCTCTGTTGCCCATGAGAAACCCAAACAGGCCAGCAAGTTTGACAAATTCCCCGTAAAGGTGGTACGAAAGAAAGATCCATTTGCGGCTGGCCAGTCCAATAATCATGGTAAACTGCAGGAGTTTGACAGTGGGTTGCTTCATTGGAGTGCTGGAGGGGGAGACTCAACAGAGCACATCCAGACTCACTTTGAACCATGCAAAGACTTCTTGGAACCACGAGAACGAATACCTGTGCCCCCGGTTTTGCTTAGGCGACGAGTCCCAGAAGAAGAGATGCCGGAAAACTGTTTGCCAATAGAGGAAGTCAAAAGGAAGCATCAGGATGAAGAGGAACAGCCCAAAGAGACATCTCcctcagagaaaacagcagtctCAGAGAAGgccagctgtgaggaggagaagacaacTGATtctgagacaaagacagttGAGAAAGCTGTAAAAAGTCACCAGGAGAATAATAAAAGCATTCTTTCTGCCATCAGTGGTCTAACCCAGAAGTCGCAGCAGTCTGGCACCATACTGGAGGATGAGCCTCACAGTAAAGATGAGGGGCCGCTCATCGCACTGGCCAACTGGCAGGATTCTTTAGCCCGCCGCTGCATTTGTATCTCCAATATTGTCCGCAGCCTGTCCTTTGTGCCAGGCAATGACCACGAGATGTCCAAACATCCAGGGCTACTACTGCTACTGGGACGCCTGATCCTGCTCCACCACAGGCACCCTGAGCGCAAGCAGGCCCCGCTTACCTACGAGAAAGATGAGGATTCAGACGAGGGAGTGGGCCAAAGGGACGAGTGGTGGTGGGACTGCTTAGGGCTCCTGAGGGAGAACACGCTGGTCACTTTGGCGAACATCTCAGGCCAACTCGACCTTTCCGTCTACCCTGAGAGCATCTGCTTGCCTCTGTTGGACGGTCTCCTCCACTGGGCTGTGTGCCCGTCAGCAGAGGCCCAGGACCCCTTCCCCACTTTGGGCCCCCACAGCGCTTTGTCACCTCAGAGACTGGTCTTGGAGACGCTAAGCAAATTAAGCATCCAAGACAACAATGTGGACCTCATCTTGGCCACTCCACCATTCAGTAGGTTGGAGAAACTATACGGGAACCTGGTGCGGCTAATTGGAGACAGGAAGATCGCAGTCTGCAGGGAGATGGCCGTTGTCCTACTGGCCAACTTGGCCCAGGGTGATACTATGGCAGCCCGAGCCATTGCTGTTCAGAAAGGCAGTGTGGGCAACTTGCTAGGCTTCCTGGAGGATAGTCTTGCTGCCACACAGCTTCAGCAGAGCCAGAGCTCTTTACTACACCTACAGGGGATGCACTTCGAGCCCACAAGCCCGGACATGATGCGGCGAGCTGCCCGGGCTCTGCACGCCTTAGCCAAGGTGGAGGAGAACCACTCAGAGTTCACACTACACGAGTCCCGACTCCTCGACCTTTCGGTGTCTCCCCTAATGAACTCGCTGGTTTCTCATGTTATCTGTGATGTACTCTTTTTGATTGGCCAGTCATGA